ATACATCATGACACATATCTTAATTAACCTGTATTttaacacccaattaatcagacaCTTTACAACAAGTTGTATAATCAGACACTTTTTGTACCACCAGACCAGGACCAACTAGGAAAGAAGGAACCTTGGAAAACTGGgctaataaataaagaaataaaaaagaatggtctaatggaataaaaagtttgagaatttttccttttgttttttcttttttgtaagaATGTGTAATACATATTAACATGACAGAACACAACCCTCAAaagctgcaaaggctgcaaagttaaAGCACATGGTGAAAAAACAAGCTCCAAGGACCAGGACCAAGCATTTCATAATATTTTTTATCTTcactaagtaaaaaaaaatgattagtgAACTTTTTTTTAACAATGTTGGTCTCCAGAGCCTCAAGGTTTTCATTATCTTCATGCCATCATAAAACATATAGCGCATGGCATCCATAAGTCCTTAAATTTTCCTGTtccttttttttataaaaactatTTCAATAAGAAAGCAGAACAAAGCTTCAGATGCAGGCTAAGAACCAAGATAAATAACATCCCATAACATATGTTCTGTAAGTTGAGTAAAAATGTTTCAGATTGGAGAATAGTAAATTGAGTAATCTTCTTAATCTTTGTTGAAAAAAGACGGGGAAATGAGGGAGCCAAGAAGCCTAAATCGAAACAGGATTGGAAGCTATATTTTAGGCACAATTTTAGGACAttcataaacaaaaatattgagcATAACAATACATTTTTGATATTTTGATTAACAAACAATCACTTtttcaaagaatagttgcaggtgtgaaatttgaaatttttttgcatgAACTTAACAAATGTAACCAGTCCAGGACAGAGAAAAAAGAACTAAAGTGAGTGTAATGGGATGAGACaaaaacacactaaaacaaaaactaaagagaaaaaaTACTTGCCCAAAAAGGAGCAACTCAAACCATATTTTAAACAACTCAAATATTAAGAAACAACATCTGGGAACAAGAAACTAAAACTACTATCCTTGTATCAAAAAGCTATTATACTGATTTAGTCTGTTTCAGTATAACCTCCAACATATGGATAATACTGTATACGCTTTAGTACAATGCACTAGAGACTTGTCCCCAGATGACTATAAGAAATGTCTTGGAAGTGCCACAGAAGAGATTTTGGATGTTTATTATCACTCAATTGGAGTTAGACTTCTTAGTCAAAGCTGCTACTTGAGATATGAGTTGTATGCATTTTATATGGGTGAATCTGATTCTATGGCTAATAATAAGAATGGAGAAGGTTCTTAATTATTCATCATGAagattcttgttttttttttctttttcttttttcttttacataCTAGCTTATGTGAAAAAGAAACAGAGAGATATTATCTAACTGATTGATTTGAATTGTAGATAATGGAAGAAATGAAAGATAGAAATTTGCATTGGTAGCTGTTGTTATATCATGTCTTGTGATAGTAGTTCTTGGTTCATATGCTTGCTATTATGCACTTAACAGAAGACACAAAAAGAGTAATAAAGATTTTGTTCAAGCTTATCCAAGAGTAACTTGcttgtcttttttattttttatttttgttctctaCTTAATCGACAGCTTGATTCCTTATTCAGGGAATAATGAAAATCTCTGGAAAATTTCTCATAAGAACATCAATGGAGATGATTCAACAGATTAGAAGTTTCCATACATTGATTTGGCTTCCATAAAAATTTCTACTAACAACTCTTCTGATTCAAACAAGTTAGGAGAGGGTGGTTTTGGCCCTGTTTACAAGGTAATTAATAAAGTATCTCTTTATTATCTTTTTTCAATCTGAAAAAGAAGTCAACATATATAGGATTACACAAAAACAAAATGGTTATTTGCAGGGGGCACTAAGAGATGGAGAGGAAGTGACAGTGAAGAGGCTCTCAATATGTTCTGAGCAAGGTTCAGAAGAATTCACTAATGATGTTCTACTGATATTGAAACTTCAACATTACAATCTTGTCAAGCTTTTGGGTTTCTGTGTAGATGGAAAGGAAAAGATACTTGTGTATGAATACTTGCCAACCAACAGCATAGACATCATTTTGTTTggtaataatataaatatttgtatacattCTTTTCTCTGAAGTCCTCTGATTTCAGGACCTTGTATCATCATACTAAATTATAGATGTATAGTTATGTTTCCTACTCTAAACTGCATTTTTCTCGCACTTGTGATGGTTAGATTGAAGGAAATGTGCACAACTAGATTGGAGCACACAGGTTAATATTGTAAATGGAATAGCAAGAGGAACTCTGTACCTTAACGATGATTCTAGGCTTTGAATCATCCACAGAGACTTGAAAGCCAGTAACATACTACTTGATTTGAATATGAATCCCAAGATTTCAGACTTTGAAATGGCAAGGATTTTTGCAGGAACTGAAAGTCAAGCTAATACTGCCACAATAGTTGGGACTCAGTAAGTTATTGTGCTCTTAAACATAAAAcaatatattgtaaaaaaaaaatggtaacaGAGTAAGCAAGTGTTGCACCTTTAATATATTTTGAGCCTCGATTTTGCTTTTTCCAGATTTAACAAGCTCCCAGAAGCAAGTATTATACTGATTGTTTATGTGGCCTGCAAAACCACAAGAACGAAATCTTAAAGACAAAATAAGCTTTCATTGTCAATAACTTGATCAAGTTATTAACTTCATAGATATAACAtaattttttattctaatttatttattaacTTCATAGAAAACTACTAATTCAAACTCATAATACAAATTatacttcaacatattataatcTGATTTTTGTTCTTTCCCCACATAAACAATGTTATTTTTTTAGCAATATATTAATCATCAATATTCTAATTAATAATACTTAAaactaatacatatatataaagtatgaacattatatataaaaatttatatatttaaacataGTGCATCATAATTAAAGTTCAGCATGTATACGTTAATAATCAATTATAGAGAGCCAAAAAATATGTAAAATAGTTACAAAGTATCAAACATTTATAGGTGAATCTATTTGAGTTGAAAGGGTGACTCAGATGCTTAATTATTCTGGTATTGGTTTTTCATGTTAGTATGTACATAGAAGTGAACTAAAGATGTCACAATTTTAGTactaaattttatataatatcTAATGTGTGATCATATTAATACTGTTGAGATCATGACAATGTAATTATTGTCCATATTGTTAGCattcattataatattatttttggaCCAGCAGCAAATACATGCGTTATGATTTCCAAAATTTAGTCAACCTATGGCACCCCATGGCACCCCAACCTAAATcatttactataaataagaattcAGACGTACAATGGAACCATGAAACACACAAATTTTACTAAAAGGAGCAAGAAAATTTCTTGAGCTTGTGAAACAAAAGTACCAGAACAGAAGACAGACCCAGATATTTAAAGCTTCTTCACTGATGAAAAGACCACAAGCAGCCAAAAGTAAATCCACCTACAATGAGATTAAAGTGAGATTAACCCCATATTTCAAAAGCACAAAACTTAACCCAATTTTTCATTTGGGGATACATACCCTAGAGCATATGCTGGTAGAGCTATTCTGTAACCAAAAGCTTTAAAGGTGAAGCCAACAGGTGCTATGGCCATTTGAAAGTTGATGACTTCTTGTCATGTGAGTTCAAAATGAAAGTTGTATCATCATTTTGAAGTTAAGTAGAATAAAAAACTGATAGATTGTAAGAAAATCATCTAAGACTAGACATTTGAAGTTGAAATTCTTTACATGATACTAAAATAAGTTTTCTCCCATCATTTCAACTAATGAGAAGTAAGTCCAGTGGTCAGGTCCATGGTTAGCTTGTATGAAATTTGTTGAATATGTTACAGTGGCCAACATTGTAGGACCCTTAAAGAAGTATAAAACTAATTTTATACTTAGATTAGAGTTAACTCAATAAAACTCTCTGAAGCTTTTATTGGAAAGTGAAATAAAGAAATGTTGTCTTCAATCATTTAGATTGAAAAGTGATTGTATAGAGTAGTGACTCAAATAGCTTCATGTGTGGATTCTTTTTTGTTAATGGCAAAATGACCATAAACAGATAAAAGTTATGAAATAGAATAGTATATACAATCACTAAGTTTTACGTTAGACCAAAAGTACAAACATGCAAGATTTTCTATTCAGATAAAACACTAGAATGGAAGATGGAAAATGGcatattatattaattattaagatATGAAGTTAAGAGATAATTCTAATGAAAAAGGGTTGTTTCCTAGACTATAAAGTATGTAGAATAATACGTACATCTGTATCCAAATTATAATCAACCACGTACCTAATTAATTATTCAGCAATGTATACATATTGCACAAGcataatattataacaaaaacaaaagtaagagAAGATGCCTCTTGCAAACTGTTGGTGTGAGTTTTTCTACAATCCAAAACACATGAAATAAGGATTACATCAGAACAAAGAAACTTCCAAAATTTCCAAATACCAAATACCAAACTCTAACTAACTCATATGTTTAggggaaaataaaaagaaatcatTACTAGTTACTTTTTTACTGCTGtaagatttaaaaataaaaaaaattataagaaaataagATATGCAACCTTATAAGAAAGGAACCAAAATCAAGAAAATCCTATCAAAACTAATAAGAAATTAAGATATATGGCATTTCTAGTTCATATAATTGCCTTCTCGAATGATAACACAGTAAATTGAGCAATATGATTTCATAGCTCAAATAAAATAGCAATTGTTTTGCCATAGTTAAGTGTCTCAACAGTTCAATTAAGCAATATTGCACTCTAACAAAAGAATTTCCATGAAAGAATTATAGAAATCAAGAAAATCCTAACAAAATTAAGAAAATCCTATCAAAACTAATAAGAAGATATATGGAAATTATAGAAAAGGCCCATAAAAAAAGAAAAGGCCAAGAAGTAGTGATTTTTCCACAAACAAACAGATAAATTCtgaagtaaaagagagaaaaaacacTAGAATACAATCTACAATAGACATGAATTTTCAGCATAAATATTGCACAAGCATATGCAATTAAAAAGTATTTAGTTGGAAGGGAATGTTGATTTTTTACATAGATGGCACAAGCATATGCAATTAAAAAGTACATGTGGCCATAAATATTGCAATTATAAAGTAcggtttataaaaaaatattacaatttcAGTGATTTTTACTTCAACTTCAGTGAAAAATTGTTTAAATTATAAGAAACAAGAAAAACTGCTAAAGTTTTGTTCATTCATAATCTAATGATATTGTTaacatgtttaatatatcaaaTTACAATGGCTGTGAACATCTTAATATAGAAATTTATCTCCTAAAACATGAATCATTGAAGACAAGCACATGTTGCAacatagaaggaaaaaaaatacacTATTATGGAAATCAATTATAGCTGCCATTAGATATTCCAATGCCAGAACAATCTAGGTCCTATCAGCCtgtatattaaaaaagaaaaagataagcaGTAGTAATTTTTTTCcacaaaacaaacaattaaattacaaaatgaaagAGAGAAAATCATATAGAAGAAGAGAATATTCATGAGTATTTTAACATAAATAGATTagaaaattaaatatctttaaaccAGTATACAACCACAAACACTTAAGAAAACAAATTTTTTGACATTTATCTATATCACTCTCTTGGAGGCATTTCAATAAACACATTATATGCAACCAAGAAAGCTTTATCATAAGCATCATTCGAATTTCCAAAATTTAACTTCAAAGGCCAAAAATCTATTCTCTTCCCCTGTTTTATAACAACAAGAGGTTCTGACTAAAACACTTGAAAATCAACTTCTTCAAACCCAAAATATATCATATTCAAGTTCTAGAGATACCCTATTCGGAAAATTATTGGAGACCtgaactgaaaaaaaaattagcTTGAAGACCCAAAATATGCCATTTACTCAGTATATATTATGTGTTTTATCATGTAGTCAACatatcaaaaatatcaaattaagTGCATATATAGTTGacatttaaacactcaagaaACACTGGAAAATTAACTTTTTCAAACCcaaaatttatcaacttaattgaaaacaaaaaatattttacatttaaTCACACAACAAAACTTACTTCAATAATATCATAATCGAAACATCATCAATAGTTCtagaatcaaataaaaaaatacacataTAAATCCCAACGCAatattttttatacatataaAGAGAGATGGGTTGAGCTCACctagagagaaagggagagggaGAGATCGTTGTCCTCACAAAGCTCATCTATGGCATTGGTGGCAGCGACTTTGAAGGAAAGCAGGGGCTTGCTGCTCAAATGGATAGATCGATCGAGATGAGAATATTAGAGATTGAGAAACTATTGATGGAGAAAAGAGGGTGAGAGTGCAGCGTCCAACGGATGAAAAAGTTTGTTGAGAAAAGGCATTTGGTTTCAAGAACGAatattaatttgaaatctgaaaaaaaaatgaaacataTACCTCACAGTCACCTGGGTTCTTGCTTCAATCCCTTCCATTGAGCAGCTTTAGCACACCATGACCACACCATTGCTGAAGCGATGAGCTCTTGTCCTTTTCCATCGCTATGTATCTCTATAGCTAGCTAGAAGTAAGAACCCAGGTGAAGGGTGAGAGTGGGCGAAAGCCGACTGGAGAGTGGGAGAAACCCAGGAGAGAGACtctgagagaaagaaagagcgAGTGAGAGTGGGAGAGAGCCGATTggagtgtgtgagagagagaggcaGCGTGTAAAGGGTTTCAGAAaacattcttaattttttattgttttagtttttttctttttgtcattttcatttggcgcccactatattttcatttggcgcctattGCTTTAcacttaataaaaaatattttctgTATCTTTTTTATTTGTATGTATCAATAACATTTTGAATAATATGCTATATTTTGGTGTTATATTtggtcaaaattgttgtagtgattttaagtccaataggcttataatcaaatgggaaatttcacaggactaaagcccatgataattttgacctaaggcttcaattggctattattttattgatttttttaattaaattaaatgtcctaattgagtctataaaatgagtgcttagagagaagtctaaacataagtttaatcaatggttttctgatagttttagattctctctaaacacaagtcattttctaagcctctttgattattttctcttcttattctctgtatctatctcatgtgttgagaatttcccacactagtctaggtgattctaaggatacattggaaggctgtgaagaaaataaaagatcggttcagttttttGATAATACTTTgggacagagaggatacaagagttagagaaactgaaggaataacTCTTTAATTCCattgcatatactgtaagtattctattaattgtttctctttgaattcaattttagagaCATGTTTCAGACTttctcgtattaatttttttaatattagatatacataaaaataaataaaaatcttgTATATGTTTTCCTAACAACTGACCTCAGAGcatttggtaatatttattttcatgcatgaacatattTAAAaatggattatttgatatgtttgaataattggatggttttcatgttttttatgaagcatattgattttatgtgatttctagcaatttttaggttattttgttgtgtgtttctatgctattaatttttatatatgctttattttgtgtaaaacatgttaaaaaattaattagaaaatggttttggttaaaaaaaattgcacaaaacaattttctgaattttttttcttctggcTCCCATGCGTGCGCACGCCTCTGCGCGCCCAGTTGTGCGCGCGCACCCCGTGCCCCACACGCGCAAGCCCAGCCACCACGCACTCGAGTGAACAGTACTTGTTtcggaaattttttatttttttttaaataaagaaaattaaaattgtggagatttattatttataatcaaaaccaaaaatatcttttttgttttatcattaaattttttttttaaaataagatatttttgttagttgggatctaaataattagatattttctacaaagattcaaattcaaatttaaaaatagactaacaacttaattttaaatcttttaatatattaaaatattagactTATGATATcatatattttagatatttttatttaaattcttgattttttttattaaatctgtatttgaaaatataaatatctttttattctatagtttttaatatttaaattattttaaatttgaatattgttagttagatatttttatgtacatttgaatttgtttaactattttgagatgttttagggttgttataactatttatatatatatattaaattgttaaaatattagctaatagttgtaacaacacaatatttttttggaaaatagttaagatattgattttaaaatttaaaaattggttaaattttgaaaaatatcattttatttcagccaattaataaaatatttttttaataaatgagatttaaattaactttggttaattgttgataaatcctatttaaattaaattaatatttttttcaaattaacccaaaatcaagttgattgttgataaatgaaatttaaattaactattgttaattgttgataaatttcatttaaattaacttaattttgtaaaaatataattaatttgaattttttgataaattctagataattaattgtggtatttttgcaaatgaaataaattgtggtatttttgcataaattcatagaattgctcatatagtaacatgattaagcccatccaattataacatgtctgtttgcactatatatggtatttttgcatttgggcttagatgcatatagtgacccatatgtttgttagatatatggtattttgcca
The genomic region above belongs to Humulus lupulus chromosome 1, drHumLupu1.1, whole genome shotgun sequence and contains:
- the LOC133821466 gene encoding cysteine-rich receptor-like protein kinase 25 produces the protein MDNTVYALVQCTRDLSPDDYKKCLGSATEEILDVYYHSIGVRLLSQSCYLRYELYAFYMGESDSMANNKNGEVVLGSYACYYALNRRHKKSNKDFVQAYPRKFPYIDLASIKISTNNSSDSNKLGEGGFGPVYKGALRDGEEVTVKRLSICSEQGSEEFTNDVLLILKLQHYNLVKLLGFCVDGKEKILVDLKASNILLDLNMNPKISDFEMARIFAGTESQANTATIVGTQFNKLPEASIILIVYVACKTTRTKS